One window of Helicobacter winghamensis ATCC BAA-430 genomic DNA carries:
- the lgt gene encoding prolipoprotein diacylglyceryl transferase: MNMWNSLYSHFDPVAFSVFGILVHWYGIMYVLALLLALVVAKWLVKKDSYPITNALLDSYFIWVEIGVILGARLGYIIFYDPYTSYYLTNPWQIFNPFDTNGEFVGISGMSYHGAVIGFLIASVLFAKVKKVNFWLFMDLAGLSIPLGYVFGRIGNFLNQELIGRETTSSFGILVDGVLRHPSQLYEAFLEGIVVFVILYFYRKKARFVGEIGILYGILYSLMRFLAEFFREPDSQLGFIAFGWLTQGQLLSLLIGAFCFVLWLYKSAQNRKKNG, translated from the coding sequence ATGAATATGTGGAATAGCCTTTATAGCCATTTTGATCCTGTTGCTTTTAGTGTATTTGGAATCTTAGTGCATTGGTATGGAATAATGTATGTGCTAGCCCTTTTACTAGCTCTTGTTGTAGCAAAGTGGCTTGTGAAAAAGGATTCCTATCCTATTACAAATGCACTGCTTGATAGTTATTTTATTTGGGTTGAAATTGGTGTGATTTTGGGTGCTAGGCTTGGGTATATTATTTTTTATGACCCTTATACAAGCTATTATCTTACAAATCCTTGGCAAATTTTTAATCCCTTTGATACAAATGGTGAGTTTGTAGGAATCAGCGGAATGAGCTATCACGGGGCGGTGATTGGATTTTTGATTGCTTCAGTGTTGTTTGCAAAGGTTAAAAAAGTCAATTTTTGGCTGTTTATGGATTTAGCAGGGCTTAGTATTCCGCTAGGATATGTGTTTGGGCGGATTGGAAACTTCTTAAATCAAGAGCTTATAGGAAGAGAAACAACAAGTAGTTTTGGAATCTTGGTTGATGGAGTCTTGCGCCACCCAAGCCAGCTGTATGAAGCGTTTTTAGAAGGGATTGTGGTATTTGTTATTTTGTATTTTTATCGCAAAAAGGCACGCTTTGTAGGGGAAATTGGAATCTTATATGGAATCTTATATTCTTTAATGCGCTTTTTAGCGGAGTTTTTTAGAGAGCCAGACTCTCAACTAGGCTTCATTGCTTTTGGCTGGCTAACACAAGGGCAACTTTTATCCTTGCTAATTGGGGCATTTTGCTTTGTGCTTTGGTTATATAAAAGTGCGCAAAATAGGAAAAAAAATGGCTAA
- a CDS encoding NAD(P)H-dependent oxidoreductase, with product MQALLINGSKKFGNDGTRLNGTLQSVAKEFLESKGYKVLETIIDKGYTPQEEIAKIKESSLIIYQMPAWWMGEPWIVKKYIDEVYLSGVSILFANDRRSRANESLKYGSGGLAQDKKVMLSVTWNAPKEAFIESNGFFEGVGVEGVYLHLRKAHEFCGMEWLPIFMCNDVVKNPQIERYISEYKAHLQKYVKG from the coding sequence ATGCAAGCACTACTTATAAATGGCAGTAAAAAGTTTGGCAATGATGGCACAAGGCTTAATGGCACTTTGCAAAGTGTGGCAAAGGAATTTTTAGAATCTAAGGGCTACAAGGTGCTAGAGACTATCATTGATAAAGGCTACACACCACAAGAGGAGATAGCAAAGATTAAAGAATCTAGCCTTATTATTTATCAAATGCCTGCGTGGTGGATGGGTGAGCCTTGGATTGTGAAAAAATATATTGATGAAGTGTATCTTAGCGGTGTTTCTATTTTGTTTGCAAATGATAGGCGAAGTCGTGCAAATGAGAGCTTAAAATATGGCAGTGGCGGACTAGCACAGGATAAAAAAGTAATGCTAAGTGTAACTTGGAATGCCCCAAAAGAAGCCTTTATAGAGTCTAATGGCTTTTTTGAAGGCGTGGGGGTGGAAGGCGTGTATTTGCACTTACGCAAGGCACACGAGTTTTGTGGTATGGAGTGGTTGCCCATTTTTATGTGTAATGATGTGGTGAAAAATCCGCAAATAGAGCGATACATAAGCGAATATAAAGCACATTTGCAAAAGTATGTGAAAGGCTAG
- a CDS encoding CrcB family protein, which produces MLTKLALISLGGGIGAALRFYVGYGIVPMLSSCLSNQYLHYSFIATFCINMLACFGIGLCVWR; this is translated from the coding sequence ATGCTAACCAAACTCGCGCTTATCAGCTTAGGTGGTGGTATAGGGGCAGCATTACGCTTTTATGTAGGCTATGGTATTGTACCTATGTTATCAAGCTGCTTGTCAAATCAATATCTGCATTATAGTTTCATAGCGACATTTTGTATTAATATGTTAGCGTGTTTTGGCATAGGGCTATGTGTGTGGCGATGA
- a CDS encoding fluoride efflux transporter FluC → MIKGQDSLLFVFLTIGLLGGFSTFSTFSLEVLNLLQNHFIFTAILYVLLSNVCGILCVYLGYVFKG, encoded by the coding sequence ATGATAAAAGGGCAAGATTCACTCTTATTTGTGTTTCTTACTATCGGTTTGCTTGGGGGCTTTAGCACATTTTCTACCTTTAGCCTAGAAGTGCTAAATCTCTTGCAAAATCATTTTATTTTTACTGCGATACTTTATGTGCTACTCTCCAATGTATGTGGAATCTTATGTGTGTATCTAGGCTATGTGTTTAAGGGCTAG
- a CDS encoding peptidase U32 family protein codes for MRLPELLSPAGNLKKLKIALEYGADAVYGGVSHFSLRNRSGKEFDFESFKEGVDYTHSKGKKIYVTINGFPFNSQLKLLQTHIEKMASLKPDAFIVAAPGVVRLARQIAPEIPIHLSTQANVLNVLDAQVFYDLGVKRIVAARELSLKDAIAIKKAIPTLELEIFIHGSMCFAFSGRCLISALQSGRVPNRGSCANDCRFDYEYYVRNTENDELVRFSGKEIYARNPDNGVMMRLEEEEGVGTHIFNSKDLNLAEHIPTILECGAIDSLKIEGRTKSAYYAGITAFAYRAALDDYAKGAFVEQKYTQELDTLKNRGFSDGYIIHRPYEKLNTQNHFTAISEGSYQVNAEVSEDGKSALCRHTIRPNEPKEIISAQLNSIKDCKNEIGEIFTKDGKKYLKLFKILLENGKELESIHSGNENPFLLPFPLPPFSFLRQRV; via the coding sequence ATGCGTCTTCCAGAACTTCTTTCGCCCGCTGGAAATCTTAAAAAACTAAAGATTGCCTTAGAATACGGAGCAGACGCTGTTTATGGAGGTGTCAGCCATTTTTCTTTGCGCAATCGCTCAGGCAAGGAATTTGATTTTGAAAGCTTTAAAGAAGGTGTGGATTACACACATTCTAAAGGTAAAAAAATCTATGTTACCATTAATGGTTTTCCTTTCAACTCCCAATTAAAACTTCTTCAAACCCATATTGAAAAAATGGCTTCCTTAAAACCTGATGCTTTTATTGTCGCAGCACCGGGAGTTGTGAGATTAGCACGCCAAATTGCTCCAGAGATTCCAATCCATCTCTCCACCCAAGCAAATGTTTTAAATGTGCTAGATGCGCAAGTGTTTTATGATTTAGGAGTGAAGCGCATTGTTGCGGCAAGGGAGCTTAGCTTAAAAGATGCTATTGCCATTAAAAAAGCGATTCCGACTTTAGAACTAGAGATTTTTATCCACGGCTCAATGTGTTTTGCGTTTTCTGGGCGTTGTTTAATCTCTGCTTTGCAAAGTGGAAGAGTGCCAAATCGTGGGAGTTGCGCTAATGATTGTCGCTTTGATTATGAATATTATGTGCGAAATACTGAAAATGATGAGCTTGTGCGTTTTAGCGGCAAAGAAATCTATGCAAGAAACCCCGATAATGGCGTAATGATGCGCTTAGAAGAGGAAGAGGGAGTAGGGACACATATTTTTAATTCCAAAGATTTAAATTTAGCAGAGCATATTCCTACGATTTTAGAATGCGGTGCTATTGATTCTTTAAAGATTGAAGGGCGGACAAAATCCGCATATTACGCAGGAATTACAGCTTTTGCTTACAGAGCAGCACTAGATGATTATGCCAAAGGTGCATTTGTAGAGCAGAAATACACACAAGAGCTTGATACGCTAAAAAATCGTGGCTTTAGCGATGGCTACATTATCCACCGCCCTTATGAGAAGTTAAACACACAAAATCATTTTACTGCCATTAGTGAAGGGAGCTATCAAGTTAATGCTGAAGTTAGTGAAGATGGCAAAAGTGCGCTTTGTCGCCACACAATCCGCCCCAATGAGCCAAAAGAAATTATAAGCGCGCAGCTAAATAGCATTAAGGATTGCAAAAATGAAATTGGAGAGATTTTTACCAAAGATGGCAAGAAGTATCTAAAACTTTTTAAAATCCTTTTAGAAAATGGAAAAGAGCTAGAATCTATCCATAGTGGCAATGAAAATCCTTTCTTGCTCCCCTTTCCACTTCCCCCTTTTAGCTTTTTAAGACAGAGGGTTTAA
- the gpmI gene encoding 2,3-bisphosphoglycerate-independent phosphoglycerate mutase, which translates to MKTLLIITDGIGFNVNPDFNAFFHAKKPTYDKLFKEVPYGMIETFGLSVGLPEGQMGNSEVGHMSLGSGRILYQDLVKINKAIENGSLMQNKALDSIKTCKRVHLIGLMSDGGVHSHLNHILALAEGLQSQCEVLLHLITDGRDVLPKTAPSFLNEVEKAIQGKNIRIASLSGRYFAMDRDNRWERVELAYNTIALGENPQNTSLKEYLQAQFAKEIFDEFIEPASFNGYDGIQKEDGIVFVNFRSDRAREIVSALGNVEFSGFMRKNFTKIPLITMTPYDKTFNFPILFPKESIKNTLAEVISKHNLRQFHTAETEKYAHVTFFFNGGIEEPYPNETRLLVPSPKVKTYDLQPQMSAKEVGDAVLGAMESGYDFIVVNFANGDMVGHTGSYEAAIKAVEAVDFELGRIYTKAQELHYGFILTSDHGNCEAMKNEKGEPLTNHTIGSVWCFIAANGVKSVKNGGLNNIAPSVLKLMELEIPNEMDAPLF; encoded by the coding sequence ATGAAAACCCTTTTAATCATCACCGATGGAATTGGCTTTAATGTTAATCCCGACTTCAACGCTTTTTTTCACGCCAAAAAGCCAACTTATGACAAACTTTTTAAAGAAGTGCCTTATGGTATGATTGAAACCTTTGGTTTGTCTGTGGGCTTACCAGAAGGGCAAATGGGGAACTCTGAAGTGGGGCATATGAGCTTAGGAAGTGGAAGAATTTTGTATCAAGATTTAGTCAAAATTAACAAGGCAATAGAAAATGGAAGTTTAATGCAAAACAAAGCCCTAGATTCCATTAAAACTTGTAAGAGAGTGCATTTAATTGGATTAATGAGTGATGGCGGGGTGCATAGCCACTTAAATCATATTTTAGCCCTTGCAGAAGGATTGCAATCGCAATGTGAAGTGTTATTGCATTTAATCACCGATGGGCGTGATGTCTTACCAAAGACTGCTCCAAGCTTTTTAAATGAAGTAGAAAAAGCAATACAAGGCAAAAATATCCGCATTGCAAGCCTTAGTGGGCGTTATTTTGCAATGGATAGGGATAATCGCTGGGAGAGAGTAGAGCTTGCCTACAACACAATCGCGCTTGGTGAAAATCCACAAAATACAAGCCTAAAAGAATATTTGCAAGCACAATTTGCAAAAGAAATCTTTGATGAATTTATTGAACCTGCGAGCTTTAATGGCTATGATGGAATCCAAAAAGAAGATGGAATCGTTTTTGTAAATTTTAGAAGCGATAGGGCAAGAGAGATTGTAAGCGCATTAGGAAATGTAGAATTTAGTGGATTTATGCGCAAAAACTTTACTAAAATTCCACTTATTACAATGACGCCTTATGATAAAACATTTAATTTTCCTATTCTTTTTCCAAAAGAGAGCATTAAAAACACCCTTGCTGAAGTGATTTCTAAGCATAATTTACGCCAATTCCACACCGCAGAAACAGAAAAATATGCCCATGTTACTTTCTTTTTTAATGGGGGAATAGAAGAGCCATACCCTAATGAAACGCGCCTTTTGGTGCCTTCACCAAAGGTTAAAACTTACGATTTACAACCACAAATGAGCGCAAAAGAGGTTGGCGATGCGGTTTTAGGTGCAATGGAGAGCGGATATGATTTTATTGTTGTAAATTTTGCAAATGGCGATATGGTAGGACATACAGGAAGCTATGAAGCAGCAATTAAAGCCGTAGAAGCGGTGGATTTTGAACTAGGCAGAATCTACACAAAGGCGCAAGAGCTTCATTATGGTTTTATCCTAACAAGCGATCACGGAAATTGTGAAGCAATGAAAAATGAAAAAGGCGAACCACTGACTAATCACACCATAGGAAGTGTTTGGTGTTTTATCGCTGCTAATGGCGTAAAAAGCGTAAAAAATGGAGGTTTAAACAACATTGCTCCAAGTGTTTTAAAACTAATGGAATTAGAAATTCCAAATGAAATGGACGCACCGCTTTTTTAG
- a CDS encoding aldo/keto reductase, whose protein sequence is MQYITLNNGIKMPNIGLGTYELQGQKGIEIIQNALQIGYKLIDTAQMYENEKEVGKALATQSLKDSNLHTNDLSRPLQRNELFITTKLSSNMSYKRAWQSIEQSLQNLGLEYVDLLLIHGSYVNAKKMYKACEEAYRKGLTRAIGISNFYGRFLEDFLDSVRVKPVLNQVQAHIFFQQHTLQKFLESKNIHLQAWSPLACGRNGIFTNKTLQSIANTHHKSTAQIALKFLLDKGISIVPKASSLKRLQENLTLFDFSLTQQERDSITQLDTNKSLFGWDCY, encoded by the coding sequence ATGCAATATATCACTCTCAACAATGGCATAAAAATGCCTAACATTGGGCTTGGGACTTATGAACTGCAGGGACAAAAGGGCATAGAGATAATACAAAACGCCCTGCAAATTGGATACAAGCTAATTGATACCGCACAAATGTATGAGAATGAAAAGGAAGTGGGCAAAGCTCTAGCTACGCAAAGTCTAAAAGATTCTAATTTGCATACAAACGATTTAAGCCGCCCATTGCAAAGAAATGAGCTTTTCATCACTACAAAGCTTTCATCTAATATGTCTTATAAAAGAGCGTGGCAAAGCATAGAGCAGAGTTTGCAAAATCTAGGGCTAGAATATGTAGATTTGCTTTTAATCCACGGGTCTTATGTAAATGCTAAGAAGATGTATAAAGCCTGCGAAGAGGCTTATCGCAAGGGGCTTACCCGTGCGATTGGAATCTCAAATTTTTATGGCAGATTTTTGGAGGATTTTTTAGATTCTGTGCGTGTTAAGCCTGTGCTAAATCAAGTCCAAGCACATATTTTCTTCCAACAGCACACATTGCAAAAATTTTTAGAATCTAAAAATATTCACTTGCAAGCGTGGAGTCCTTTGGCTTGTGGGAGAAATGGCATTTTTACAAACAAGACTTTACAAAGTATCGCCAACACTCACCATAAAAGCACTGCACAAATTGCCCTAAAATTTCTGCTAGATAAAGGAATAAGTATTGTCCCAAAGGCTTCAAGTCTAAAGCGACTGCAAGAAAATCTCACACTTTTTGACTTTAGCTTGACACAACAAGAGAGAGATTCTATCACGCAACTTGATACAAATAAAAGCCTTTTTGGTTGGGATTGTTATTAA
- a CDS encoding AAA domain-containing protein yields MDSTKFLIILNGEDKTESIASIKKQDDVWRITFANTAKTYTYKYDKVIFLTNPQRHTKPEKLGIYNAKFALIFEKYCKIFFDNGTTKLLETAILLPNVKSSNANVFLYCKELATIVGVKNEDNESLLSRAYNKIDMLVKESVLSNYLHPSQPHRTNEINAPILSPFGLNASQFQAICNALESQISIIEGPPGTGKTQSILNIIANSLFLGKNVAVVSNNNAATDNVFMKLEKYGLTYLCAKLGKKDNIKQFLQNQSHTYPDFAQSITQERKDTLIQAIKKLNIQAQEIFTLQNAIAKQKTMLSALELEFHHFTMQENLTIRPHFLTLLQKDSTLLLKTKIALENTPKGWRYFLLVCKLFLIQRIGNFTFYKLPLQDIIQHFEYAYYMQSIATAREILTHDTKRLEILRDTQTLEHLQEYSLTLLQESLRIRYGSHTQRPIFSEKDLLTNAEQFCDEYPIIFSTTHAIKNCFGRDFLFDYLIIDEASQVDLVTGVLALSVARNIVIVGDTKQLPNVIDPTMSQQIQELTTRYKIPPHYDYMQHSFLSSVCSVLPNAPRVLLKEHYRCHPKIINFCNQKFYGSELVILSEDNGEANVLEAYVSPAGNHARGHYNQREIDIIANEILPNTTIEPQEIGIITPYNEQKARLQNAVGEIEADTVHKYQGREKDLIIIATTDNQSNDFIDDSKMLNVAITRAKKQLKLIVSYDVCHKQNTNINDFIRYITYQSAKPIESKIYSIFDLLYKANAQARALYLKGKRRISQFDSENIAFAFIKDILQQDSYHSLDVLPHIPLAKVIKIDETLTQEEKLYAQNPLTHFDFIIYHIMDKAPLLAVEIDGYAFHHTHKQLNRDRLKDSICKKHHLPLLRLSTTQSAESKRIADVLQTLLDNNEGN; encoded by the coding sequence ATGGATAGCACAAAGTTTTTGATTATACTTAATGGTGAAGATAAAACAGAATCTATTGCAAGTATAAAAAAGCAAGATGATGTATGGCGCATCACATTTGCTAATACGGCAAAAACCTATACTTATAAATACGATAAAGTTATCTTTCTTACAAATCCACAAAGACACACAAAGCCAGAGAAGCTTGGTATTTATAATGCTAAATTTGCTCTTATTTTTGAAAAATATTGCAAAATATTTTTTGACAATGGGACAACAAAATTGCTAGAAACAGCAATACTATTACCAAATGTAAAAAGCAGTAATGCTAATGTGTTTTTGTATTGCAAAGAGTTGGCTACTATCGTGGGGGTAAAAAATGAAGATAATGAATCGCTTCTATCAAGAGCATACAATAAAATAGATATGTTAGTAAAAGAGAGTGTTTTGAGCAATTATTTACACCCAAGTCAGCCGCATAGGACTAATGAGATAAATGCTCCCATACTTTCGCCATTTGGCTTAAATGCCTCACAATTCCAAGCAATTTGCAATGCTCTAGAATCTCAAATAAGTATCATAGAAGGACCACCCGGCACAGGTAAAACACAAAGCATATTAAACATCATTGCAAATAGTCTATTTCTTGGAAAAAATGTAGCCGTGGTTTCTAACAATAATGCTGCCACGGATAATGTTTTTATGAAGTTAGAAAAATATGGCTTAACATACTTATGTGCAAAACTTGGCAAAAAAGATAATATCAAGCAGTTTTTACAGAATCAATCACATACCTACCCAGATTTTGCACAATCTATTACACAAGAAAGGAAAGATACCCTTATCCAAGCTATCAAAAAGCTCAATATACAAGCACAAGAAATCTTTACTTTGCAAAATGCAATCGCAAAACAAAAGACTATGCTTAGTGCATTAGAGCTAGAATTTCACCATTTTACAATGCAAGAAAACTTAACGATACGACCACATTTTTTAACACTTTTGCAGAAGGATTCTACTCTTTTGTTAAAGACAAAAATTGCTCTTGAAAACACCCCAAAAGGCTGGCGATATTTTTTACTTGTATGCAAACTTTTCTTAATACAACGCATTGGAAATTTTACTTTTTATAAACTTCCCCTGCAAGATATTATCCAGCATTTTGAATATGCCTATTATATGCAAAGCATCGCTACTGCTAGAGAAATACTCACGCACGATACAAAGCGGTTAGAAATATTACGCGATACACAGACCCTAGAGCATTTACAAGAATATTCCTTAACCCTTTTACAAGAATCTTTGCGGATTAGATATGGCAGCCACACGCAAAGACCCATTTTTAGCGAAAAAGATCTTTTGACTAATGCGGAGCAGTTTTGCGATGAATATCCTATAATTTTTAGCACCACACACGCTATCAAAAATTGCTTTGGGCGAGATTTTCTCTTTGATTATTTAATCATTGATGAAGCCTCGCAGGTAGATTTGGTAACAGGTGTTTTAGCTCTAAGTGTGGCTAGAAATATTGTGATTGTAGGAGACACAAAGCAGCTGCCAAATGTGATAGACCCTACGATGTCTCAACAAATCCAAGAGCTTACCACACGCTATAAAATACCTCCACATTATGACTATATGCAGCACTCTTTCCTAAGCTCTGTGTGTAGTGTTTTGCCAAATGCTCCTAGAGTTTTGCTTAAAGAGCATTATCGCTGCCACCCTAAAATCATCAATTTTTGCAATCAAAAGTTTTATGGCAGCGAGCTTGTCATTTTAAGCGAAGATAATGGGGAAGCAAATGTGCTAGAAGCGTATGTTAGCCCTGCTGGAAATCACGCAAGAGGGCATTATAATCAAAGAGAAATTGACATTATTGCCAATGAAATTCTGCCAAACACCACCATAGAGCCACAAGAAATAGGCATTATTACACCCTATAATGAGCAAAAAGCGCGGCTGCAAAATGCAGTTGGCGAGATTGAAGCAGACACCGTGCATAAATACCAAGGCAGAGAAAAAGACCTTATCATCATCGCAACTACCGATAATCAAAGCAATGATTTTATCGATGATAGCAAAATGCTAAATGTCGCCATTACACGAGCTAAAAAACAGCTAAAACTCATCGTATCTTATGATGTGTGTCATAAACAAAACACAAATATCAATGACTTTATCCGCTATATTACTTATCAAAGTGCCAAGCCTATAGAGAGCAAAATTTATTCAATCTTTGATTTACTCTATAAAGCAAATGCACAAGCAAGGGCATTGTATCTCAAGGGCAAAAGGCGTATCTCACAATTTGATTCAGAAAATATTGCCTTTGCTTTTATCAAAGATATACTCCAGCAAGATTCCTACCATAGCCTTGATGTTTTGCCACATATACCCCTTGCTAAAGTCATTAAAATAGATGAAACTCTCACACAAGAAGAAAAGCTCTATGCACAAAATCCACTCACGCATTTTGATTTTATCATCTATCATATTATGGATAAAGCCCCCCTGCTTGCTGTTGAGATTGATGGCTATGCGTTTCACCATACGCATAAGCAGCTAAATCGCGATAGGCTTAAAGATAGCATTTGCAAAAAGCATCATTTGCCACTTTTGCGTCTTAGCACCACACAAAGTGCAGAATCTAAACGCATAGCTGATGTGCTTCAAACATTGCTTGATAACAATGAGGGGAATTAA
- a CDS encoding MerR family transcriptional regulator yields MAYTIIEVERATKIPSRKIRFWLDKGLFPFVERDENGVRYFAKSDIVWVEWVDCLRSCGMSINDIKHYIKLTSGGIETAKERKELLERHFDLLNKELEILHTAHKKIKTKIAFYNEMIKTGIDYLNPNNTAYQCPPDSKDREE; encoded by the coding sequence ATGGCATATACAATCATAGAAGTTGAGAGGGCAACAAAGATTCCATCAAGAAAGATTAGATTTTGGCTTGATAAGGGGCTATTCCCCTTTGTAGAGCGAGATGAAAATGGGGTGCGTTACTTTGCAAAAAGTGATATTGTGTGGGTGGAATGGGTGGATTGCCTAAGAAGTTGCGGTATGAGTATCAATGATATTAAGCACTATATCAAGCTTACAAGTGGTGGCATAGAGACTGCTAAAGAGAGAAAAGAGCTATTAGAGCGGCATTTTGATTTGCTAAACAAAGAGCTTGAGATTCTGCATACTGCACATAAAAAAATAAAGACAAAAATCGCCTTTTACAACGAGATGATAAAAACAGGCATTGACTATTTAAACCCAAACAATACAGCCTATCAATGTCCGCCAGATTCTAAGGATAGGGAGGAATAA
- a CDS encoding gamma carbonic anhydrase family protein: MLIKFKDKIPKIAENVLIAEGAKVIGDVEIGQDSSIWFNCVLRGDVNSIKIGKRTNIQDLTTLHVWHKTYDAQGNVLDNGYPVEIGDDVTIGHNCVIHACVLKNRVLVGMNAVVMDGAVIEEDSIVGAGSVVTKGKKFPSRSLILGNPAKLVRELKDEEVALIKESAQNYVRFKNGFLA; this comes from the coding sequence ATGCTGATAAAGTTTAAAGATAAAATACCAAAGATTGCGGAAAATGTGCTGATTGCTGAGGGTGCTAAGGTGATTGGTGATGTAGAGATTGGGCAAGATTCTAGCATTTGGTTTAATTGCGTGCTTAGAGGTGATGTTAATTCCATAAAAATTGGGAAACGCACAAATATTCAAGATTTAACAACACTGCATGTATGGCATAAAACCTACGATGCGCAAGGTAATGTGCTAGATAATGGCTATCCTGTAGAAATTGGCGATGATGTAACCATAGGACATAATTGTGTAATCCACGCTTGTGTGTTGAAAAATCGTGTTTTGGTGGGGATGAATGCTGTGGTAATGGATGGGGCTGTGATTGAAGAAGATAGCATTGTTGGGGCTGGAAGTGTGGTAACAAAGGGCAAGAAATTCCCATCACGCTCTTTAATACTTGGTAATCCTGCAAAATTGGTAAGAGAACTTAAAGATGAAGAAGTTGCACTTATTAAGGAGTCTGCACAAAATTATGTGCGTTTTAAGAATGGGTTTTTAGCTTAA
- a CDS encoding ABC transporter C-terminal domain-containing protein, translating to MPKNSPKEAQKKTKLSYHEKRLLEILPQEIEALETELKALENLLYNGNLSTQELQEKSKEFEEKKAICEAKILQYLDLEEMESCSGTKEKQWHIQS from the coding sequence ATGCCCAAAAATTCTCCTAAAGAAGCCCAAAAGAAAACAAAACTAAGCTATCACGAAAAGCGACTTTTAGAGATTTTGCCCCAAGAAATTGAAGCCCTAGAAACAGAACTTAAAGCCTTGGAAAATCTACTCTATAATGGAAATTTAAGCACGCAAGAATTACAAGAAAAATCAAAAGAATTTGAAGAGAAAAAAGCAATTTGTGAAGCAAAGATTCTACAATATTTAGATTTAGAAGAGATGGAAAGTTGTAGCGGGACCAAGGAAAAACAATGGCATATACAATCATAG